One stretch of Bacteroidales bacterium DNA includes these proteins:
- a CDS encoding glycyl radical protein codes for MNNRIKNLREQSLRAVNRISAERALLVTEFYKSDRAQEVSIPVKRALTFKYILEHKTIYINEGELIVGERGPAPKATPSYPEVCLHSLQDLDILNNRPKVSFKVDEATWKAYEEVIIPFWKGKSHRERLFREMDPAWIDSYQAGVFTEFQEQRAPGHTVLGGKIYRMGMLDMKEQIRQNKEKLDFYNDPQALDKLEELRAMDIAADALILFAERHARELDRLAAAEINPGRKKELAEMAAICRHVPAHAPRTFHEALQYYWFVHLGVITETNPWDSFNPGRLDQHLYPFYKKEMEAGTLSKERAVEILQSFWVKFNNHPAPPKVGVTALESNTYTDFALINVGGLTPDGKDAVNEMSYLILDVIEEMRLLQPSSMVQVSKQNPDSLLKRAAKILKTGFGQPSIFNTDSIIQELVRQGKSIEDARNGGASGCVESGAFGTEAYWLTGYFNLTKVLEITLNNGFDPRTGKQIGLKTGEVSTFTSFDQIMDAFEQQLRHFIDIKIKGNNIIEKLFGDYIPVPFLSLLVDDCIDNARDYNRGGARYNTSYIQGVGLGSITDILTSLRYNVFDQQKLTMAEMLKALQSNFEGYDDLRFDLIYNTPKYGNDDDYADQHAVRIFNLFFQAVDGRPTARGGRFRINMLPTTSHVYFGSVIGATPDGRKAGMPLSEGISPFQGSDRKGPTSVLKSAAKIDHLKTGGTLLNQKFNPQLFEGERGIESLVQLIRSYFRMDGHHIQFNVVNADTLRDAQKFPEKYQDLIVRVAGYSDYFNDLGKDLQDEIIRRTEHKEF; via the coding sequence ATGAATAACAGAATCAAGAATTTACGCGAACAAAGCCTCAGGGCCGTCAACCGCATCTCAGCGGAGAGGGCGCTTCTGGTGACCGAATTCTATAAAAGCGACCGGGCGCAGGAAGTATCCATTCCCGTAAAAAGGGCGCTAACCTTCAAATACATTCTGGAGCACAAAACGATTTACATCAACGAGGGCGAGCTCATCGTCGGTGAACGGGGTCCCGCTCCCAAGGCAACTCCCTCCTATCCCGAAGTGTGCCTGCATTCCCTGCAGGATCTGGATATTCTCAACAACCGTCCCAAGGTGTCCTTCAAAGTCGATGAAGCAACCTGGAAAGCCTATGAAGAGGTGATCATTCCTTTCTGGAAGGGGAAGAGCCACCGCGAACGGCTGTTCCGTGAAATGGATCCGGCCTGGATCGACAGCTACCAGGCAGGTGTGTTCACTGAATTTCAGGAACAGCGTGCTCCCGGGCATACGGTGCTGGGAGGCAAGATCTACAGGATGGGTATGCTGGACATGAAGGAGCAGATCCGGCAAAACAAGGAGAAGCTTGATTTTTACAATGATCCGCAAGCCCTGGATAAGCTTGAAGAGCTCCGGGCAATGGATATTGCCGCCGATGCCCTGATCCTGTTCGCTGAACGACATGCACGGGAACTCGACAGGCTGGCAGCCGCGGAGATCAATCCCGGGAGGAAGAAGGAGCTGGCCGAGATGGCCGCCATATGCCGCCACGTTCCCGCACACGCTCCCCGCACATTCCACGAAGCATTGCAATATTACTGGTTCGTTCACCTGGGCGTGATTACGGAGACCAATCCGTGGGATTCCTTCAATCCCGGGCGGTTAGACCAGCATCTTTATCCCTTTTATAAAAAAGAGATGGAAGCCGGCACCCTGTCAAAGGAGAGAGCAGTGGAGATACTGCAATCTTTCTGGGTGAAGTTCAACAACCATCCTGCACCGCCTAAGGTCGGCGTAACGGCACTGGAAAGCAATACCTATACCGACTTTGCCCTGATCAATGTGGGAGGTCTGACCCCTGACGGAAAAGACGCGGTGAACGAAATGAGCTACCTGATCCTGGATGTGATCGAAGAGATGCGCCTGCTGCAGCCAAGCTCGATGGTTCAGGTCAGCAAACAGAATCCCGATAGCTTATTGAAAAGGGCGGCGAAGATTCTCAAGACCGGCTTTGGGCAGCCTTCCATTTTCAATACGGATTCGATCATCCAGGAGCTGGTCCGGCAGGGGAAATCCATCGAAGATGCCCGCAACGGAGGAGCCAGCGGATGCGTCGAGAGCGGTGCCTTCGGCACAGAGGCCTACTGGCTGACAGGGTATTTCAACCTGACCAAGGTGTTGGAGATCACGCTTAACAACGGATTCGATCCCCGTACCGGAAAACAAATCGGGCTGAAAACGGGCGAAGTGAGCACGTTTACATCCTTCGATCAGATTATGGATGCCTTTGAGCAACAGCTACGTCATTTTATTGACATAAAGATCAAGGGGAATAATATAATCGAAAAGTTATTCGGGGATTACATTCCGGTGCCCTTCCTTTCGCTGCTCGTGGATGACTGCATTGACAATGCAAGGGATTACAACCGGGGAGGAGCGCGGTACAACACAAGCTATATCCAGGGTGTGGGTCTCGGGAGCATTACCGACATCCTGACCTCGCTGCGGTATAACGTTTTCGACCAACAAAAGCTGACCATGGCGGAGATGCTCAAAGCATTGCAATCTAATTTTGAAGGGTACGATGACCTTCGGTTCGACCTGATCTATAATACGCCCAAGTACGGGAATGATGATGACTATGCCGATCAGCATGCTGTCAGGATTTTCAACCTGTTCTTTCAGGCTGTGGATGGAAGACCGACAGCCAGGGGAGGCAGGTTTCGCATCAATATGCTGCCCACCACCAGCCATGTGTATTTTGGAAGCGTCATCGGTGCGACTCCCGACGGCAGAAAGGCAGGAATGCCCCTCTCGGAGGGGATCTCTCCTTTCCAGGGGTCCGATAGAAAAGGACCCACATCTGTACTGAAGTCCGCTGCAAAGATTGATCATCTCAAGACAGGCGGTACGTTGTTGAATCAGAAATTCAACCCCCAGCTTTTTGAGGGTGAGCGGGGGATTGAAAGCCTCGTACAATTGATCCGCAGCTATTTCCGGATGGACGGCCATCATATCCAGTTCAACGTGGTCAATGCCGACACCCTGCGGGATGCACAGAAATTCCCCGAGAAGTACCAGGACCTGATCGTGCGGGTGGCGGGTTACAGCGATTACTTCAACGACCTGGGAAAGGATCTGCAGGATGAGATCATCCGGCGCACGGAGCATAAAGAGTTTTGA
- a CDS encoding DMT family transporter: MKTTIVKSELLLLLAALIWGFAFTAQRVGMEYMGPFLFNGIRFGLGALVLGTFILVRRNREIDIRPEFLHDRKRMLARGGIVAGLMVFAGASLQQTGMVYTTAGNAGFITGLYVVFVPVLGLFLRQRPAVYVWIGAVMAAAGMYLLSVTGNFQMSKGDLYVLGCAFVWAFHVLYIGHLSPRVDALKLALIQYVITSVLSLLIAVFFETILWRAIQDATLPLLYGGIFSVGIAYTLQIVGQKKAPPAHAAIILSLEAVFAALGGWLILHEVLSTRALIGCALMLAGMVLAQVKRGNVAK, encoded by the coding sequence ATGAAAACGACGATTGTAAAATCCGAGCTCCTGCTGCTGCTGGCGGCCCTGATCTGGGGCTTTGCCTTTACGGCCCAGCGGGTGGGGATGGAGTACATGGGTCCCTTCCTGTTCAACGGTATCCGATTCGGACTGGGAGCATTGGTGCTGGGAACCTTTATTCTGGTCCGCAGGAACAGGGAAATTGACATCCGACCGGAGTTCCTTCATGATCGGAAGCGAATGCTGGCACGGGGGGGGATCGTAGCCGGGCTGATGGTCTTTGCCGGCGCGTCGCTTCAGCAAACGGGGATGGTCTACACCACCGCGGGAAATGCGGGTTTCATCACAGGCCTGTATGTTGTATTTGTTCCCGTACTGGGATTGTTCCTGCGGCAGCGGCCAGCCGTGTATGTATGGATTGGAGCGGTGATGGCTGCTGCCGGAATGTACCTGCTGAGTGTCACCGGGAATTTTCAAATGTCAAAAGGTGATCTGTACGTTCTGGGGTGTGCCTTCGTGTGGGCGTTCCATGTGCTGTACATCGGTCATCTCTCTCCGCGGGTGGATGCTTTGAAGCTGGCGCTGATCCAGTATGTTATCACATCGGTTCTCAGTTTGTTGATCGCCGTTTTCTTTGAAACGATCCTCTGGAGGGCGATCCAGGACGCCACGTTGCCCCTGCTCTATGGCGGAATTTTTTCAGTAGGGATCGCCTATACGCTTCAGATCGTGGGGCAGAAGAAGGCTCCGCCGGCTCACGCGGCCATCATTTTGAGCCTGGAAGCCGTATTCGCTGCGCTGGGCGGCTGGCTGATCCTGCATGAGGTGCTTTCCACACGTGCTTTGATTGGCTGCGCCCTGATGCTGGCAGGGATGGTGCTGGCACAGGTGAAGCGGGGAA